A region of Pyxidicoccus parkwaysis DNA encodes the following proteins:
- a CDS encoding ABC transporter permease, translated as MGGAAVLQKVAGWRVVVAPEAIVVAIAFSASVHAFFGIWPARRAASLAPIESLRYE; from the coding sequence ATGGGCGGCGCCGCGGTGCTGCAGAAGGTCGCGGGCTGGCGCGTGGTGGTGGCGCCCGAGGCCATCGTCGTGGCCATCGCCTTCTCCGCGTCAGTGCACGCGTTCTTCGGCATCTGGCCCGCACGCCGCGCGGCGAGCCTCGCCCCCATCGAGTCGCTGCGGTACGAGTGA
- a CDS encoding fatty acid desaturase family protein, with protein MTLFRNPRDRIPVLLFLIVFALDLTVYFTARSWWLPILWLALWVIPKGWICAWNHHHQHVPTFRHALPNRLLDVVFGFQTGVTSHAWFLHHVLGHHRNYLDQEKDEARWKRRDGTPMGEVEFSVINTLVAYPRAFRVGLAHPRVLPVFLGMGALQVALLGLLFWHDAYNALWVFLLPMAVSLYVTVWATYFHHVGLDATEHTAASYNIVHRGYNLMTGNLGYHTAHHARHGVHWSQLPELHAQLAHDIPASLYRQPGIPFVWSNPEAQLELAPEGVEALALRSPTART; from the coding sequence ATGACCCTGTTCCGGAATCCCCGAGACCGCATCCCCGTCCTGTTGTTCCTCATCGTCTTCGCCCTGGACCTCACGGTGTACTTCACGGCGCGAAGCTGGTGGCTCCCCATCCTGTGGCTCGCGCTGTGGGTGATTCCCAAGGGGTGGATTTGCGCGTGGAACCACCACCACCAGCATGTGCCCACGTTCCGCCATGCCCTGCCCAACCGCCTCCTGGACGTGGTGTTCGGGTTCCAGACGGGGGTGACGTCGCATGCGTGGTTCCTGCACCACGTGCTCGGCCACCATCGCAACTACCTGGACCAGGAGAAGGACGAGGCCCGCTGGAAGCGCCGTGACGGCACGCCGATGGGCGAGGTGGAGTTCTCCGTCATCAACACGCTGGTGGCCTACCCGCGCGCGTTCCGCGTGGGACTTGCGCACCCGCGCGTGCTTCCCGTGTTCCTGGGCATGGGCGCGCTGCAGGTGGCGCTGCTCGGCCTGCTGTTCTGGCACGACGCGTACAACGCGCTCTGGGTGTTCCTGCTCCCCATGGCCGTGTCGCTCTACGTGACGGTGTGGGCCACGTACTTCCACCACGTCGGGCTCGACGCGACGGAGCACACCGCCGCCTCGTACAACATCGTGCATCGCGGCTACAACCTGATGACGGGCAACCTGGGCTATCACACCGCCCACCACGCACGGCATGGCGTGCACTGGTCCCAGCTCCCCGAGCTCCACGCGCAGCTCGCCCACGACATCCCCGCCTCGCTCTACCGCCAGCCCGGCATCCCCTTCGTGTGGTCCAACCCGGAGGCGCAGCTCGAGCTGGCCCCCGAGGGAGTGGAGGCGCTCGCACTGCGTAGCCCCACCGCGCGAACCTGA
- a CDS encoding cellulase family glycosylhydrolase — protein MVLLQTRLNALPSARPLLDVDGDFGPKTLQRVKEFQASGFVNGVVDAGTWSKLLDAPPAPRETFFVDGRHLHDPNGNRVVLRGINLPLLDDWSFPPGNRLADLEKTGSNAVRIQWYIDYGNPNRPGYASADLDAFLTQCKTNRMIPILGLWDVTCDADPTLVNTKLIPWWISDEIVSILNKHRRYLIINLANELGFYRWSGAPAVALDAFKSAHEMAITSIREKLHMPVMLDAPDCGTSIDAWLSIGQELIDHDPDHNLLLSVHAYWADYDGMPHINSTVNANLPIVFGEVANKQGETINNVTHDCFYDLDGLNQNHPPNFGFTYQSLLQTLKTQEIGWLAWSWGPDSCQSRNIGQYAQDSNQFEGLSEPFGNDIVNNPDYGLKASAERSSVFARDGDITPSANSMTTAEGGIRHDPEGFAPARKVNLLTWKDARNADRTLHLGAYLYQYDFSFDDGQRVITRSANDDAHGHPGFGYVVSHSPTGNSPLGKVCPPSNVETTVFLGGHHAIHRVELVYDRDQEGGGFGIQIPVVIEWFVATGRDHPVWAVTWKMGEAANPQNRDFDDYLMDVRGPYGSLNFDGAASRNQGDAIGGVAWGDFGLKFTTTDAQLTLNSPWTYNTPNTVCFTQAWTANENAEMGIVQTRVADKEMGYPGRVVGRERGHTSAEDHPDKGDCTDFGPDNRNYSVPCVNGWPYQLMNSDWDPDSGKPAAEATGTKLLAWGSPIGWLGASGFELFDGSASADGRGDRSYATFIVLGPRFRFDQGGEPAGDVAITIKMVEALNAATISDVQPGSLVTQVARGPGASQLKNITHGYNDTYAAYYLSASDNQVAFSFTPAIGTAVKNPIFVIQNYTTQRLPSITVDGNPVSVNTGADAGAFVSLNPATSELWVTLNATIQAPMGVQIMI, from the coding sequence GTGGTTCTGCTGCAAACACGGCTGAACGCGTTGCCGAGCGCGCGGCCCCTGCTGGATGTGGATGGCGACTTCGGTCCCAAGACACTCCAGCGCGTCAAGGAGTTCCAGGCCAGCGGCTTCGTCAATGGCGTGGTCGACGCTGGCACGTGGTCGAAGCTGCTGGATGCCCCGCCAGCTCCGCGGGAAACCTTCTTCGTCGACGGGCGCCATCTGCACGACCCGAACGGCAACAGGGTTGTCCTGCGCGGCATCAACCTGCCCCTGCTGGACGACTGGAGTTTCCCGCCAGGCAACAGGCTGGCCGACCTCGAAAAAACCGGCTCGAATGCCGTCCGGATTCAATGGTACATCGACTATGGCAATCCCAATCGTCCGGGGTACGCCAGCGCTGACCTGGATGCCTTCCTGACCCAGTGCAAGACGAATCGCATGATTCCGATCCTGGGCCTGTGGGATGTCACATGCGATGCCGACCCGACGCTGGTGAATACAAAGCTGATTCCCTGGTGGATCTCGGATGAGATTGTCAGCATCCTCAACAAGCATCGACGATACCTGATCATCAATCTAGCGAATGAATTGGGATTCTATCGCTGGTCGGGTGCCCCCGCGGTTGCGCTGGACGCGTTCAAGAGTGCCCATGAAATGGCGATCACGAGCATTCGAGAGAAGCTGCACATGCCGGTGATGCTCGATGCGCCGGACTGCGGCACTTCAATCGATGCGTGGCTCTCGATCGGTCAGGAACTGATCGATCACGACCCTGACCACAATCTGCTCTTGAGCGTTCACGCCTATTGGGCGGACTACGATGGAATGCCGCACATCAACAGCACCGTCAATGCCAACCTGCCGATCGTCTTCGGCGAAGTCGCCAACAAGCAGGGCGAAACAATCAACAATGTGACGCATGATTGTTTCTACGATCTCGACGGTCTCAATCAGAACCATCCGCCGAACTTCGGTTTTACATACCAGAGCCTGCTGCAAACCCTCAAGACGCAAGAAATCGGGTGGCTCGCCTGGAGCTGGGGCCCGGATAGCTGCCAGAGTCGCAATATTGGCCAATACGCTCAGGACTCCAATCAATTCGAAGGCCTGAGCGAGCCTTTCGGCAACGACATCGTGAACAATCCCGACTATGGCTTGAAGGCGAGCGCCGAGCGCTCTTCGGTTTTTGCTCGAGACGGGGACATCACTCCCTCAGCCAACAGCATGACCACCGCCGAAGGCGGCATCCGCCATGACCCGGAAGGGTTTGCCCCGGCACGGAAAGTCAATCTGCTTACCTGGAAGGATGCGCGCAACGCCGACCGCACGCTGCACCTCGGCGCGTACCTCTACCAATATGATTTCAGCTTCGATGATGGTCAACGCGTCATCACACGGAGTGCCAACGATGATGCCCATGGCCATCCCGGCTTTGGCTATGTCGTCTCGCATTCCCCAACCGGCAATTCGCCCCTGGGCAAGGTCTGTCCGCCGAGCAATGTGGAGACGACCGTCTTCCTGGGCGGACACCATGCCATCCATCGCGTTGAGCTCGTGTACGACCGTGACCAAGAAGGAGGCGGCTTTGGAATCCAGATTCCCGTGGTGATTGAATGGTTCGTGGCGACCGGCCGCGACCATCCCGTATGGGCCGTTACCTGGAAGATGGGTGAGGCCGCCAACCCGCAGAACCGCGATTTCGACGATTACCTGATGGATGTGCGCGGTCCGTATGGCTCGCTCAATTTCGATGGTGCGGCCAGTCGGAACCAGGGTGATGCGATTGGCGGTGTGGCCTGGGGTGATTTCGGGCTGAAGTTCACGACGACCGATGCGCAACTGACCTTGAATTCACCGTGGACCTATAACACCCCGAATACGGTGTGCTTCACGCAGGCGTGGACGGCCAACGAGAACGCAGAGATGGGGATTGTTCAGACGCGGGTCGCCGACAAGGAAATGGGCTACCCGGGCCGCGTTGTGGGGCGCGAACGGGGTCATACGTCGGCGGAAGACCATCCGGATAAAGGCGACTGCACCGACTTCGGCCCCGACAACCGCAACTATTCCGTGCCGTGCGTCAACGGTTGGCCCTACCAGTTGATGAATTCTGATTGGGATCCGGATTCCGGCAAGCCGGCCGCCGAAGCGACCGGCACCAAGTTGCTCGCCTGGGGCTCGCCCATTGGCTGGCTGGGAGCCTCGGGATTCGAGTTGTTCGATGGCTCCGCCAGCGCCGACGGACGTGGTGACCGGTCGTACGCGACCTTCATCGTCTTGGGGCCCAGATTCCGTTTTGACCAGGGCGGCGAGCCAGCGGGGGACGTGGCCATCACCATCAAGATGGTCGAGGCACTCAATGCAGCGACCATCAGCGATGTACAGCCCGGTTCACTGGTCACGCAGGTAGCGCGGGGGCCTGGCGCAAGCCAGCTCAAGAACATCACCCATGGGTACAACGACACCTATGCCGCCTACTACCTGAGCGCAAGCGACAACCAGGTGGCATTCTCCTTCACGCCAGCCATTGGCACAGCAGTAAAGAACCCCATTTTCGTGATTCAGAACTACACGACTCAACGACTGCCGAGCATCACCGTCGATGGCAATCCGGTCAGCGTGAACACAGGCGCGGACGCAGGCGCTTTTGTCTCCCTCAATCCCGCCACCAGCGAATTGTGGGTGACCCTGAATGCAACCATTCAGGCCCCGATGGGGGTCCAGATCATGATTTGA